From Corynebacterium frankenforstense DSM 45800, the proteins below share one genomic window:
- a CDS encoding copper transporter — MAKNKQGRTGVLIAGLGFGVAAGVALGALVIAPNSPDGGHTTAAAGDEGSDREVAVAEAQASSADAVVSELAGRSVAGTLTDRPVLVLRTADAADEDVEGLSRLLREADAVEAGTVTLTDKFTDQQGADKLKTIVTNTLPAGAQLSEEHLDPGTHAGQALGSALMLAPDSGEPQATEDERGALLGALADAGYLEYERGTVRPAQVVVVVTGGADGSGETGFGAQVVSNLVEAMQERGNGAVLAGRIGSASDTGAIGLTRAAGQGDEGADRAPSTVDSVDRSWGRIATVLAVAEQLDGRSGAYGSAESAEAATPQVPDAGTEEESPQS; from the coding sequence ATGGCCAAGAACAAGCAGGGACGCACCGGCGTCCTGATCGCGGGACTCGGTTTCGGCGTGGCCGCGGGCGTCGCCCTCGGCGCGCTGGTCATCGCCCCGAACTCCCCGGACGGCGGGCACACCACCGCGGCCGCCGGCGACGAAGGCTCCGACCGGGAGGTCGCCGTGGCCGAGGCGCAGGCCTCCTCGGCGGACGCCGTCGTCTCCGAGCTGGCGGGCAGGAGCGTCGCCGGCACACTCACCGACCGGCCGGTGCTCGTGCTGCGCACCGCCGACGCCGCCGACGAGGACGTCGAGGGGCTCTCCCGCCTGCTGCGGGAGGCCGACGCCGTCGAGGCGGGCACCGTCACGCTCACGGACAAGTTCACCGACCAGCAGGGCGCGGACAAGCTGAAGACCATCGTGACCAACACGCTGCCCGCGGGCGCCCAGCTCTCCGAGGAGCACCTGGACCCGGGCACGCACGCGGGCCAGGCCCTCGGCTCGGCGCTCATGCTCGCCCCCGACAGCGGTGAGCCCCAGGCCACCGAGGACGAGCGCGGTGCGCTGCTCGGCGCGCTGGCCGACGCCGGCTACCTCGAGTACGAGCGTGGCACAGTGCGCCCGGCCCAGGTCGTCGTCGTGGTCACCGGCGGCGCGGACGGTTCCGGCGAGACCGGCTTCGGCGCCCAGGTCGTCTCGAACCTCGTCGAGGCCATGCAGGAGCGCGGCAACGGCGCCGTGCTCGCCGGCCGCATCGGCTCCGCCTCGGACACCGGCGCGATCGGGCTGACCCGCGCGGCCGGCCAGGGCGACGAGGGCGCCGACCGCGCGCCGTCGACCGTCGACTCCGTCGACCGCTCCTGGGGCCGGATCGCCACCGTGCTCGCCGTCGCCGAGCAGCTCGACGGCCGCTCCGGCGCCTACGGCTCGGCCGAGTCCGCCGAGGCGGCCACCCCGCAGGTCCCGGACGCCGGGACCGAGGAGGAGTCCCCGCAGTCCTAG
- a CDS encoding NUDIX domain-containing protein has translation MSTPGTHTFTVTDSETLVDAPIMAVRRDQVVMPGGKTADREIVEHFGAVAVVAYDAERDAVAMVRQYRHAVGVRLLELPAGILDVAGEDPLTAARRELGEEAGLDADRWDSLVDLVTSPGFCDEAVRVFLARDLRAVERPEPEDEEADMALEWVGLEAAREAVHAGEIANSIAVAGVLAAHDVLRHGAAVRPADAEFTLRPQALARRRQAAGIVPDMKKL, from the coding sequence ATGAGCACCCCCGGCACCCACACCTTCACCGTCACCGACTCCGAGACCCTCGTCGACGCCCCGATCATGGCCGTGCGCCGCGACCAGGTCGTCATGCCCGGCGGTAAGACCGCCGACCGCGAGATCGTCGAGCACTTCGGCGCCGTCGCCGTCGTCGCCTACGACGCGGAGCGCGACGCGGTGGCCATGGTGCGCCAGTACCGCCACGCCGTGGGCGTCCGGCTGCTCGAGCTGCCCGCCGGCATCCTCGACGTCGCCGGCGAGGACCCGCTGACCGCCGCGCGCCGCGAGCTCGGCGAGGAGGCCGGCCTCGACGCCGACCGCTGGGACAGCCTGGTCGACCTGGTCACCAGTCCAGGCTTCTGCGACGAGGCCGTGCGTGTCTTCCTCGCCCGCGACCTGCGCGCCGTCGAGCGCCCCGAACCCGAGGACGAGGAGGCGGACATGGCCCTGGAGTGGGTCGGCCTCGAGGCCGCCCGCGAGGCCGTCCACGCCGGCGAGATCGCCAACTCCATCGCCGTGGCCGGTGTGCTCGCCGCGCACGACGTCCTGCGCCACGGCGCAGCCGTGCGCCCCGCCGACGCCGAGTTCACGCTGCGGCCGCAGGCGCTGGCGCGACGTCGTCAAGCGGCGGGCATTGTCCCGGACATGAAGAAGCTGTGA
- a CDS encoding sulfurtransferase, which produces MAAIIDVDQLSSVRRRAVLLFATMGGGRPTEAIPGSFVADLDADFSDRTHPLPNTVPADPARVFEAYGISDKTPVVVYDDSETPVAPRVWWLARVAGLRNVAVLDGGLAAWRAADRPLAEPRSAAEATPGQITAAPSWELLTDADGVREALALGNRHVVDVRSAARFAGAEPEPRENVRPGHMPGAVNLPHTEFRTADGRYRDVDEMRELLETVLGPAGAATFVCGSGVTACVGALAATLAGYGDVEVYEGSWTEWGHVDNDPAEFPAVTGDGGEAGHGRA; this is translated from the coding sequence ATGGCTGCCATCATCGACGTCGACCAGTTGTCCTCGGTCCGCCGCCGCGCGGTCCTGCTCTTCGCGACGATGGGCGGCGGTCGCCCCACCGAGGCGATCCCCGGCTCCTTCGTGGCGGACCTCGACGCGGACTTCTCCGACCGCACCCACCCGCTGCCGAACACGGTGCCCGCCGACCCGGCGCGCGTCTTCGAGGCCTACGGCATCAGCGACAAGACGCCGGTGGTGGTCTACGACGACTCCGAGACGCCCGTGGCGCCGCGCGTCTGGTGGCTCGCCCGGGTGGCCGGCCTGCGCAACGTCGCCGTCCTCGACGGCGGGCTCGCCGCCTGGCGCGCGGCCGACCGTCCGCTCGCCGAGCCGAGGTCGGCCGCCGAGGCGACCCCGGGGCAGATCACCGCGGCGCCGTCCTGGGAGCTGCTCACCGACGCCGACGGCGTGCGCGAGGCGCTCGCCCTGGGGAACCGCCACGTGGTGGACGTGCGCTCGGCGGCCCGGTTCGCGGGCGCCGAGCCCGAGCCGCGCGAGAACGTCCGCCCCGGCCACATGCCCGGCGCGGTCAACCTGCCCCACACGGAGTTCCGCACCGCGGACGGGCGCTACCGCGACGTCGACGAGATGCGCGAGCTCCTCGAGACCGTGCTGGGCCCGGCGGGCGCGGCGACCTTCGTCTGCGGCTCCGGCGTCACCGCCTGCGTCGGCGCGCTCGCCGCCACGCTGGCCGGGTACGGCGACGTCGAGGTCTACGAGGGCTCCTGGACGGAGTGGGGCCACGTGGACAACGACCCGGCGGAGTTCCCGGCGGTCACCGGCGACGGGGGAGAGGCCGGGCATGGGCGCGCCTGA
- a CDS encoding ParA family protein → MGDGGLFDSADVEVGLTGRPVRELPEPGPVDRHGPARILAMCNQKGGVGKTTSTINLGACLADLGRKVLLVDLDPQGALSAGLGVSLADLDTSVYDLLVDNEASIHSALMHTRVPGLDLVPANIDLSAAEIQLVNEVGREQTLARALRPVVRDYDFIILDCQPSLGLLTVNALACSHGVIIPMECEYFSLRGLALLTDTVEKVRDRLNFDLDILGILVTMFDRRTTHSREVMSRVVEVFGDKVFDSVITRTVRFPETSVAGEPITSWAPKSQGAEQYRNLAKEVVERCAELP, encoded by the coding sequence ATGGGAGACGGAGGACTGTTCGACTCCGCGGACGTCGAGGTCGGCCTGACCGGCCGTCCGGTGCGCGAACTGCCTGAGCCGGGCCCCGTCGACCGCCACGGGCCCGCGCGCATCCTCGCGATGTGCAACCAGAAGGGCGGGGTGGGCAAGACCACCTCGACGATCAACCTCGGCGCCTGCCTGGCCGACCTCGGCCGCAAGGTGCTGCTCGTCGACCTCGACCCGCAGGGCGCGCTCTCGGCCGGCCTCGGGGTCTCCCTGGCGGACCTGGACACCTCCGTCTACGACCTGCTCGTGGACAACGAGGCCTCGATCCACTCCGCGCTCATGCACACCCGCGTGCCCGGCCTGGACCTGGTGCCCGCCAACATCGACCTCTCGGCCGCCGAGATCCAGCTGGTCAACGAGGTCGGCCGCGAGCAGACCCTGGCCCGCGCCCTGCGCCCGGTGGTCCGCGACTACGACTTCATCATCCTCGACTGCCAGCCCTCCCTCGGCCTGCTCACGGTCAACGCGCTGGCCTGCTCGCACGGGGTGATCATCCCGATGGAGTGCGAGTACTTCTCGCTGCGCGGCCTGGCGCTGCTGACCGACACCGTCGAGAAGGTCCGCGACCGCCTCAACTTCGACCTGGACATCCTGGGCATCCTGGTGACCATGTTCGACCGGCGCACCACGCACTCGCGCGAGGTGATGTCGCGCGTGGTCGAGGTCTTCGGCGACAAGGTCTTCGACTCCGTGATCACGCGCACCGTGCGCTTCCCGGAGACCTCCGTGGCCGGCGAGCCGATCACCTCCTGGGCGCCGAAGTCCCAGGGTGCGGAGCAGTACCGCAACCTCGCCAAGGAGGTCGTGGAGCGCTGCGCCGAGCTGCCGTGA
- the scpB gene encoding SMC-Scp complex subunit ScpB: protein MGAPEPVGQLRSRIESVLLVVDQPVTTAALASALAAEETDVAAALAEMRAEYEARGLGFELASTPEGHRLVSRRDNAPAVEAFLLDGSQTRLSRAALETLAVVAYRQPVTRRQVAAVRGVNVDGVMRTLALRGLIREVEADPATGAHRYATTELFLELLGVDSLDALPDLAPLLPDIDDIDELDAFDAASRGD, encoded by the coding sequence ATGGGCGCGCCTGAACCGGTCGGCCAGCTCCGCTCGCGCATCGAGTCGGTGCTGCTCGTCGTCGACCAGCCGGTGACCACCGCCGCGCTGGCCTCCGCCCTGGCCGCCGAGGAGACCGACGTCGCCGCCGCGCTGGCGGAGATGCGCGCCGAGTACGAGGCCCGCGGGCTCGGCTTCGAGCTGGCGAGCACGCCTGAGGGCCACCGCCTGGTCAGCCGCCGTGACAACGCCCCGGCCGTCGAGGCCTTCCTCCTGGACGGCTCGCAGACCCGGCTCTCGCGCGCCGCGCTGGAGACCCTCGCCGTGGTCGCCTACCGCCAGCCGGTCACCCGCCGCCAGGTCGCCGCCGTGCGCGGCGTGAACGTCGACGGCGTCATGCGCACCCTGGCCCTGCGCGGGCTGATCCGCGAGGTCGAGGCGGACCCGGCCACCGGCGCGCACCGCTACGCGACCACTGAGCTCTTCCTCGAGCTGCTCGGCGTCGACTCCCTCGACGCGCTGCCGGACCTGGCCCCGCTGCTGCCGGACATCGACGACATCGACGAGCTCGACGCCTTCGACGCCGCCTCCCGCGGCGACTGA
- the der gene encoding bifunctional cytidylate kinase/GTPase Der yields MPDDGLILAVDGPSGTGKSTTCRALAERLDAKYVDTGAMYRVATLAVLRAGVDPADTGAVIAETARLRLDVSDDPQSTAVWLAGEDVSGEIRGPEVTAHVSAVSAIPQVRENLVALQRELAERAHRAVVEGRDIGTVVLADAPAKVYLTAAPEVRAQRRYDQDVAAGREADFDAVLADVQRRDAADSSRETSPLRPADDAVIVDTSELTPDEVLDRLTEIVAASAGEGIDDAAPADAAETEFIQAGFDDAAAYGADDFDLSAADAEQLAGTDWEGVEDAFGVQHHEEEALCTVAVVGRPNVGKSSLVNRFLGRREAVVEDTPGVTRDRVKYLAEWTGRRFWVQDTGGWDPNVKGIHAAIARQAESAMATADVIVVVVDAKVGITETDEVMARKLQRSEVPVILVANKVDSPMQLGDVAELYSLGLGDPWPVSALHGRGGADVLDEVLKAFPEHPRETSVVSGPRRVALVGRPNVGKSSLLNKMASEERSVVDNVAGTTVDPVDSLVQLDKKLWRFVDTAGLRRKVKQARGHEYYASLRTQNAIEAAEVCVMLIDASEPVTEQDQRILSSVVDAGKALVLAFNKWDLVDEDRRTELEREIDLQLAHLPWVTRVNISARTGRALQKLEPAMLEALESWDQRVSTGRLNNWLRETIAQNPPPMKNNRLPRVLFATQAGTRPPTVVLFTTGFLDAGYRRYLERKFREEFGFHGTPVRVAVRVRERRQRR; encoded by the coding sequence ATGCCCGACGACGGCCTGATCCTCGCCGTCGACGGGCCCTCCGGCACCGGCAAGTCGACCACCTGCCGGGCCCTGGCCGAGCGCCTCGACGCCAAGTACGTCGACACCGGCGCGATGTACCGCGTCGCCACGCTCGCCGTGCTGCGCGCCGGCGTCGACCCGGCCGACACCGGGGCCGTCATCGCCGAGACCGCGCGGCTGCGCCTCGACGTCAGCGACGACCCGCAGTCGACCGCCGTGTGGCTGGCCGGCGAGGACGTCTCCGGCGAGATCCGCGGCCCCGAGGTCACCGCCCACGTCTCCGCGGTCTCCGCGATCCCGCAGGTGCGCGAGAACCTCGTCGCCCTGCAGCGCGAGCTCGCCGAGCGCGCCCACCGCGCCGTCGTGGAGGGCCGCGACATCGGCACCGTCGTGCTCGCCGACGCCCCGGCGAAGGTGTATCTCACCGCCGCCCCCGAGGTGCGCGCGCAGCGCCGGTACGACCAGGACGTCGCCGCCGGTCGCGAGGCCGACTTCGACGCCGTGCTCGCCGACGTCCAGCGCCGCGACGCCGCCGACTCCTCGCGCGAGACCTCCCCGCTGCGCCCGGCCGACGACGCCGTCATCGTCGACACCTCCGAGCTGACGCCCGACGAGGTGCTCGACCGCCTCACGGAGATCGTCGCCGCCTCCGCGGGCGAGGGGATTGACGACGCCGCGCCGGCCGACGCCGCCGAGACCGAGTTCATCCAGGCGGGCTTCGACGACGCCGCCGCCTACGGCGCCGACGACTTCGACCTCTCCGCCGCCGACGCCGAGCAGCTGGCCGGCACCGACTGGGAGGGCGTCGAGGACGCCTTCGGCGTGCAGCACCACGAGGAGGAGGCCCTGTGCACCGTCGCGGTGGTGGGCCGGCCGAACGTGGGCAAGTCCTCCCTGGTCAACCGCTTCCTCGGTCGGCGCGAGGCCGTCGTCGAGGACACCCCCGGTGTCACCCGCGACCGCGTGAAGTACCTGGCCGAGTGGACCGGGCGCCGCTTCTGGGTGCAGGACACCGGCGGCTGGGACCCCAACGTCAAGGGCATCCACGCCGCCATCGCCCGCCAGGCCGAGAGCGCGATGGCCACCGCCGACGTCATCGTCGTCGTGGTCGACGCCAAGGTCGGCATCACCGAGACCGACGAGGTCATGGCCCGCAAGCTGCAGCGCTCCGAGGTGCCCGTCATCCTCGTGGCCAACAAGGTCGACTCGCCGATGCAGCTCGGCGACGTCGCCGAGCTCTACTCGCTCGGCCTCGGCGACCCCTGGCCCGTCTCGGCCCTGCACGGCCGCGGCGGCGCCGACGTCCTCGACGAGGTGCTCAAGGCCTTCCCGGAGCACCCGCGCGAGACCTCCGTGGTCTCCGGCCCGCGCCGCGTGGCCCTGGTCGGCCGGCCGAACGTGGGCAAGTCCTCGCTGCTCAACAAGATGGCCAGCGAGGAGCGCAGCGTCGTCGACAACGTCGCCGGCACCACCGTCGACCCCGTCGACTCCCTGGTGCAGCTGGACAAGAAGCTGTGGCGCTTCGTCGACACCGCGGGGCTGCGCCGCAAGGTCAAACAGGCCCGCGGCCACGAGTACTACGCCTCCCTGCGCACGCAGAACGCGATCGAGGCCGCCGAGGTCTGCGTCATGCTCATCGACGCCTCCGAGCCGGTCACCGAGCAGGACCAGCGCATCCTGAGCTCTGTCGTCGACGCCGGCAAGGCTCTCGTGCTCGCCTTCAACAAGTGGGACCTCGTCGACGAGGACCGCCGCACCGAGCTCGAGCGCGAGATCGACCTGCAGCTCGCCCACCTGCCGTGGGTGACCCGGGTCAACATCTCCGCTCGGACCGGACGCGCCCTGCAGAAGCTCGAGCCCGCCATGCTCGAGGCCCTGGAGAGCTGGGACCAGCGCGTCTCCACCGGACGGCTGAACAACTGGCTGCGCGAGACCATCGCGCAGAACCCGCCGCCGATGAAGAACAACCGCCTGCCGCGCGTCCTCTTCGCCACGCAGGCCGGCACCCGCCCGCCGACGGTCGTGCTGTTCACCACCGGCTTCCTCGACGCCGGCTACCGGCGCTACCTGGAGCGCAAGTTCCGCGAGGAGTTCGGCTTCCACGGCACCCCGGTGCGCGTGGCCGTCCGCGTGCGCGAACGCCGCCAACGCCGGTGA
- a CDS encoding Nramp family divalent metal transporter, whose protein sequence is MNSVRQESEKPTSAGLDQSRLVVLLGPAFVAAVAYVDPGNVAANITAGAKYGFLLVWVLVLANAMAVFIQYQSAKLGLVTGHSLPEVLGMRLKKPARLSFWVQAELVAAATDLAEVVGGAIALNLLFDLPLLAGAVITGVVSIVLLAFQARGLQHVFERVIIGLLLVISIGFLAGLVVDPPVPAEVAGGLIPRFDGAETVLLAASMLGATVMPHAIYLHSSLVKHRFGRADDARLPRLLRASKFDVTWALVIAGLVNIGLLVLAANSLYGVEGTDTIEGAHAAVVANLGDAVGVVFGLGLLASGLASTSVGSYAGSEIMDGLLHVRVPLLTRRVVTLIPALIVVAVGVEPTLALVWSQALLSVGIPFAIVPLFLATGSRKVMGRYADGTTVKVLAFIIAALVIVLNVALLVLTAMGIG, encoded by the coding sequence ATGAATTCTGTTCGACAAGAGAGCGAAAAGCCGACCTCCGCGGGACTCGACCAGAGCCGCCTCGTCGTGCTGCTCGGCCCCGCCTTCGTCGCGGCCGTCGCCTACGTCGACCCCGGCAACGTCGCCGCCAACATCACCGCCGGCGCCAAGTACGGCTTCCTGCTGGTGTGGGTGCTCGTGCTCGCCAACGCCATGGCCGTGTTCATCCAGTACCAGTCCGCCAAGCTCGGCCTGGTCACCGGCCACAGCCTGCCCGAGGTGCTCGGCATGCGGCTGAAGAAGCCCGCCCGGCTGTCCTTCTGGGTGCAGGCCGAGCTCGTCGCCGCCGCGACCGACCTCGCCGAGGTCGTCGGCGGCGCGATCGCGCTCAACCTGCTCTTCGACCTGCCGCTGCTGGCCGGCGCCGTGATCACCGGCGTGGTCTCCATCGTCCTGCTCGCCTTCCAGGCGCGCGGCCTCCAGCACGTCTTCGAGCGCGTGATCATCGGCCTGCTGCTGGTCATCTCGATCGGCTTCCTCGCGGGCCTCGTCGTCGACCCGCCCGTGCCCGCCGAGGTCGCCGGGGGACTCATCCCCCGCTTCGACGGCGCCGAAACGGTGCTGCTGGCGGCCTCGATGCTGGGCGCGACGGTCATGCCGCACGCGATCTACCTGCACTCCTCGCTGGTCAAGCACCGCTTCGGCCGCGCGGACGACGCCCGCCTGCCGCGCCTGCTGCGCGCCAGCAAGTTCGACGTGACCTGGGCGCTGGTCATCGCGGGCCTGGTCAACATCGGCCTGCTCGTCCTCGCCGCCAACTCGCTCTACGGCGTGGAAGGCACCGACACCATCGAGGGCGCCCACGCCGCCGTCGTCGCCAATCTCGGAGACGCCGTAGGTGTGGTCTTCGGCCTGGGCCTGCTGGCCTCCGGCCTCGCGTCGACCTCGGTGGGCTCCTACGCCGGCTCCGAGATCATGGACGGCCTGCTGCACGTGCGCGTGCCGCTGCTCACCCGCCGCGTGGTCACGCTGATCCCGGCTCTGATCGTCGTCGCCGTCGGCGTCGAGCCGACGCTGGCGCTGGTGTGGAGCCAGGCGCTGCTCTCGGTGGGCATCCCCTTCGCCATCGTCCCGCTCTTCCTGGCCACCGGCAGCAGGAAGGTCATGGGCCGCTACGCCGACGGCACGACCGTCAAGGTGCTGGCCTTTATCATCGCGGCCCTCGTGATCGTGCTGAACGTCGCGCTGCTCGTCCTGACCGCCATGGGCATCGGCTGA
- a CDS encoding pseudouridine synthase, translating into MTPPASRDGTPQVSNARPARHQHLSDEELRAALAEASGSRTDGERLQKVLARAGVASRRHSEQLIDAGRVEVNGKTVTRQGVRVNPETDVIRVDGVRVQTDQSLRYFVLNKPRGVHSTMSDDMGRPCVGDFVAEQTAAGQRLFHVGRLDADTEGLIMLTNDGELANRLTHPRYEVSKTYVATVLGEADRELVRALCEGVELDDGPVKADSAQIIDTYNGESLVRVELHEGRKHVVRRLLKALGYPVQRLVRTKIHTVALGEQRPGILRALNRAELTSLYKAVGL; encoded by the coding sequence GTGACACCACCCGCAAGCCGAGACGGCACTCCGCAGGTATCCAACGCCCGGCCCGCGCGCCACCAGCACCTCAGCGACGAGGAGCTGCGCGCCGCCCTGGCCGAGGCCTCCGGGTCGCGCACCGACGGCGAGCGCCTGCAGAAGGTGCTCGCCCGCGCCGGCGTCGCCTCGCGCCGCCACTCCGAGCAGCTCATCGACGCCGGCCGCGTCGAGGTCAACGGCAAGACCGTGACCCGGCAGGGCGTGCGCGTCAACCCCGAGACCGACGTCATCCGCGTCGACGGGGTGCGCGTGCAGACCGACCAGTCGCTGCGCTACTTCGTGCTCAACAAGCCCCGCGGCGTCCACTCCACCATGTCCGACGACATGGGCCGGCCCTGCGTGGGCGACTTCGTCGCCGAGCAGACCGCCGCCGGTCAGCGCCTCTTCCACGTCGGCCGCCTCGACGCCGACACCGAGGGCCTGATCATGCTCACCAACGACGGCGAGCTGGCCAACCGCCTGACCCACCCGCGCTACGAGGTCTCCAAGACCTACGTGGCCACGGTGCTCGGCGAGGCCGACCGCGAGCTCGTGCGCGCCCTGTGCGAGGGCGTCGAGCTCGACGACGGCCCCGTCAAGGCCGACTCCGCGCAGATCATCGACACCTACAACGGCGAGTCGCTCGTCCGCGTCGAGCTGCACGAGGGCCGCAAGCACGTCGTGCGCCGCCTGCTCAAGGCCCTGGGCTACCCGGTCCAGCGCCTCGTGCGCACCAAGATCCACACCGTGGCGCTCGGCGAGCAGCGCCCCGGCATCCTGCGCGCGCTCAACCGCGCCGAACTGACGAGCCTCTACAAGGCGGTGGGACTGTGA
- a CDS encoding site-specific tyrosine recombinase XerD — protein MSRVDPHALGRAWLNHLAVEKGLSRNTLASYRRDTARYLDWLAGAGVTDLAEVTSAQVEAYVADLRRGGEGRRALSAASAGRALVVVRGLHKFGLTEGELDVDVAAEVSPPATGRHLPDTLSVEEVTRLIEAAPDGEAATPVDLRDRALLELLYATGARVSEVVGLDVDDVAGPLAEAGEAGEDTAFLRILGKGGKQRLVPVGRSARAAVEAYLVRARPVLARGRSHRLLLNQRGGAFSRQSAWGVLKKRAARAGIERDISPHTLRHSFATHLLSGGADVRVVQELLGHSSVTTTQIYTHVTADGLREVWRLAHPRA, from the coding sequence GTGAGCCGCGTCGACCCGCACGCGCTCGGGCGCGCCTGGCTGAACCACCTCGCCGTCGAGAAGGGGCTCAGCCGCAACACGTTGGCGAGCTACCGGCGCGACACCGCGCGCTACCTGGACTGGCTCGCCGGCGCGGGCGTCACCGACCTCGCCGAGGTCACCTCCGCCCAGGTGGAGGCCTATGTGGCGGACCTGCGCCGCGGCGGGGAGGGCCGGCGTGCGCTCTCGGCCGCCTCGGCCGGCCGCGCGCTCGTCGTGGTGCGCGGGCTGCACAAGTTCGGGCTGACCGAGGGCGAGCTCGACGTCGACGTCGCCGCCGAGGTCTCGCCGCCGGCGACCGGGCGGCACCTGCCGGACACGCTGAGCGTCGAGGAGGTCACCCGGCTGATCGAGGCCGCCCCCGACGGGGAGGCGGCCACCCCGGTGGACCTGCGCGACCGGGCGCTGCTCGAGCTGCTCTACGCCACCGGTGCGCGCGTCTCGGAGGTCGTCGGCCTCGACGTCGACGACGTCGCCGGGCCGCTGGCGGAGGCCGGGGAGGCGGGGGAGGACACCGCCTTCCTGCGCATCCTCGGCAAGGGCGGCAAGCAGCGCCTGGTGCCCGTGGGGCGCTCGGCGCGCGCGGCCGTCGAGGCCTACCTCGTACGCGCCCGCCCGGTGCTCGCCCGTGGGCGCAGCCACCGGTTGCTGCTCAACCAGCGCGGCGGGGCGTTCTCCCGGCAGAGCGCGTGGGGCGTGCTGAAGAAGCGGGCCGCGCGCGCCGGCATCGAGCGCGACATCTCGCCGCACACGCTGCGGCACAGCTTCGCGACCCACCTGCTCTCCGGCGGGGCGGACGTGCGCGTGGTCCAGGAGCTGCTCGGGCACTCCTCGGTGACGACGACGCAGATCTACACGCACGTCACCGCCGACGGGTTGCGCGAGGTCTGGCGGCTGGCGCACCCGCGGGCCTGA
- a CDS encoding segregation and condensation protein A — MPDGSVQPEITGFTVALHNFTGPFDLLLHLIQVRKLDVTEVALAEVTDEFIAYTRQLGERAELEETTGFLLVAATLLDFKAARLIPRGDVDDEADLELLSSRDLLFARLVQYRAYKKVAALFAEWQRGARRRYARTGGLEERFRHLLPPVELGHDAESFAELAAGVFRPRPPEEVGVDHLHHAEVSVPHEAGRVLEALHLAGVEQWLTFDRLTRSCTSTIQAVGTFLALLELYKAHAVEARQPEPLGELAVAWTGLEVDPAVVAAANWD; from the coding sequence CTGCCGGACGGTTCCGTCCAGCCGGAGATCACCGGCTTCACCGTCGCGCTGCACAACTTCACCGGCCCCTTCGACCTGCTGCTGCACCTGATCCAGGTGCGCAAGCTGGACGTCACCGAGGTGGCGCTGGCCGAGGTCACCGACGAGTTCATCGCCTACACCCGCCAGCTCGGCGAGCGCGCCGAGCTCGAGGAGACCACCGGCTTTTTGCTGGTGGCCGCCACGCTGCTCGACTTCAAGGCCGCACGCCTCATCCCGCGCGGCGACGTCGACGACGAGGCCGACCTGGAGCTGCTGAGCTCCCGCGACCTGCTCTTCGCCCGCCTGGTGCAGTACCGCGCGTACAAGAAGGTCGCCGCGCTCTTCGCCGAGTGGCAGCGGGGCGCCCGGCGCCGCTACGCGCGCACCGGCGGGCTCGAGGAGCGCTTCCGCCACCTGCTGCCCCCGGTGGAGCTCGGCCACGACGCGGAGTCCTTCGCCGAGCTGGCCGCCGGCGTCTTCCGCCCGCGCCCGCCCGAGGAGGTCGGCGTGGACCACCTGCACCACGCGGAGGTCTCCGTGCCGCACGAGGCCGGCCGCGTGCTCGAGGCGCTGCACCTGGCCGGGGTGGAGCAGTGGCTGACCTTCGACCGGCTGACCCGCTCGTGCACCTCCACCATCCAGGCGGTGGGCACCTTCCTGGCCCTGCTCGAGCTCTACAAGGCGCACGCGGTCGAGGCCCGCCAGCCGGAGCCGCTCGGCGAGCTGGCCGTGGCGTGGACGGGCCTCGAGGTGGATCCGGCGGTCGTCGCCGCCGCGAACTGGGACTGA